One genomic segment of Sphingomonas sp. KR3-1 includes these proteins:
- a CDS encoding LacI family DNA-binding transcriptional regulator codes for MQPRKRAITIRDVAAEAGVSLQTVSRVINKGPNVTAGVQARVQAAIDKLGYVPSLAARRLGGSRSYLILAFNDERPTLEGWQSRRGNDWVDQMLYGGMLKCAEHGYRMLFELVDSHSDQLEAQVRAALSALHPDGVILTPPHSEDDRITNLLHQAGLVFARLGSHRDGEGFAVYMDDEAAARRATEHLLDLGHTRIAYVQGHPDYAMSPDRLRGFTGAIEARGLAVNPDYLQPGDFTYEAGLAALTTLAGLAVPPTAVLASSDEMALGVLHAAGQLGLAVPGDLSVVSFDDTPTVRMSVPALTAIRQPIAAMTAKAAELLIQGKARGETGNGHHLLPFEFVVRDSSAPPRR; via the coding sequence ATGCAGCCGCGTAAGCGCGCGATCACTATTCGGGACGTGGCGGCGGAGGCGGGGGTCTCGCTGCAGACGGTGAGCCGCGTCATCAACAAGGGGCCGAACGTCACCGCGGGGGTGCAGGCGCGCGTCCAGGCGGCGATCGACAAGCTCGGCTATGTCCCCAGCCTCGCGGCGCGACGCCTGGGCGGTTCGCGCTCCTATCTCATCCTTGCCTTCAACGACGAGCGGCCAACGCTCGAGGGCTGGCAGTCGCGGCGCGGCAACGACTGGGTCGACCAGATGCTCTATGGCGGCATGCTCAAATGCGCCGAGCATGGCTATCGCATGCTGTTCGAGCTGGTCGATTCGCATTCGGACCAGCTCGAGGCGCAGGTTCGTGCCGCGCTCTCCGCGCTCCACCCGGACGGCGTGATCCTCACCCCGCCGCACAGCGAGGACGATCGGATCACCAACCTGCTGCACCAGGCGGGGCTGGTCTTCGCGCGGCTCGGTTCGCACCGCGATGGCGAGGGCTTCGCGGTCTATATGGACGACGAGGCCGCGGCGCGCCGGGCGACCGAGCATCTGCTCGATCTCGGCCATACCCGCATCGCCTATGTCCAGGGCCATCCCGACTATGCGATGAGCCCGGATCGGCTGCGCGGCTTCACCGGCGCGATCGAGGCGCGGGGCCTCGCCGTGAACCCCGATTATCTCCAGCCCGGCGACTTTACCTATGAAGCCGGCCTCGCCGCGCTCACCACGCTCGCCGGCCTCGCGGTGCCGCCCACCGCCGTGCTCGCGAGCAGCGACGAGATGGCGCTCGGCGTGCTGCATGCGGCGGGCCAGCTGGGGCTCGCGGTGCCCGGCGACCTGTCGGTGGTAAGCTTCGACGATACGCCCACGGTGCGGATGAGCGTGCCTGCGCTGACTGCGATCCGCCAGCCGATCGCGGCGATGACCGCCAAGGCGGCGGAGCTGCTGATCCAGGGCAAGGCGCGCGGCGAGACCGGCAACGGCCACCATCTTCTGCCCTTCGAATTCGTGGTCCGTGATTCGAGCGCACCGCCGCGGCGTTGA
- a CDS encoding MFS transporter — MRFPSPGRGFILLYALAYAGMFVSFMPFVMVLLPLKAAQAGGGHAVQLLSAGALGGAAIASIANIVFGALSDGTRRRKGTRRPWVLAGLALLAGSYGLLLIAADPLSLLLAVLWIQIGINMMFAPIAAVMADEIPDEQKGLVAGLTGIAHPIGAMSAVLVTLPGLGGDATRYALLCLLFIALIAPFLAFAREGAALPPAPAQPQREQRRFDFLLAWASRILFQVAGNGLSTYGFFYFLSVLDREDISKTSVEANPIVATMTGSTIVAVLLTLLAGRLSDRMLRRKPFLAAGAVGMAAGLSVMAFARSWGVAAIGHALAMSGLSVFLAIHSAMAMQLLPTPAHRGRDLGILNLTNTLPAMVAPLLALALAPEKTGYTLWLLILAAGTLAGGAVALCIRTQD; from the coding sequence ATGCGCTTTCCATCGCCCGGCCGCGGCTTCATCCTCCTCTACGCGCTGGCCTATGCGGGCATGTTCGTCAGCTTCATGCCGTTCGTCATGGTGCTGCTGCCGCTCAAGGCCGCGCAGGCGGGCGGGGGGCATGCGGTGCAGTTGCTCAGCGCCGGGGCGCTCGGCGGAGCGGCGATCGCGAGCATCGCCAACATCGTCTTCGGCGCGCTCAGCGACGGCACGCGGCGCCGCAAGGGCACGCGGCGCCCCTGGGTCCTGGCCGGGCTGGCGCTGCTCGCCGGCTCCTATGGCCTGTTGCTGATCGCCGCCGATCCGCTGAGCCTGTTGCTCGCGGTGCTGTGGATCCAGATCGGCATCAACATGATGTTCGCGCCGATCGCCGCGGTGATGGCGGACGAGATACCCGACGAACAGAAGGGCCTGGTCGCCGGGCTCACCGGCATCGCCCATCCGATCGGGGCGATGTCGGCGGTGCTGGTCACGCTGCCCGGGCTCGGTGGCGATGCGACGCGCTATGCCTTGCTGTGCCTGTTGTTCATCGCGCTGATCGCGCCGTTCCTGGCCTTTGCCCGCGAAGGCGCCGCGCTTCCTCCGGCGCCGGCCCAGCCGCAGCGCGAGCAGCGTCGCTTCGACTTCCTGCTCGCCTGGGCCTCGCGCATCCTGTTCCAGGTCGCCGGCAACGGCCTGTCGACCTATGGCTTCTTCTACTTCCTGTCGGTGCTCGACCGCGAGGACATCAGCAAGACCAGCGTCGAGGCCAACCCGATCGTCGCGACGATGACGGGATCGACGATCGTCGCGGTGCTGCTGACCCTGCTCGCCGGCCGGCTCTCGGACCGGATGCTGCGCCGCAAGCCGTTTCTTGCGGCGGGTGCGGTCGGGATGGCTGCCGGCTTGTCGGTCATGGCCTTCGCCAGGAGCTGGGGCGTCGCGGCGATCGGCCATGCGCTGGCGATGTCCGGGCTCAGCGTGTTCCTCGCCATCCATTCGGCGATGGCGATGCAGCTTCTGCCGACGCCCGCGCATCGCGGCCGCGACCTGGGCATCCTCAACCTCACCAACACGCTGCCGGCAATGGTCGCGCCGCTGCTTGCGCTCGCG